A single Lolium perenne isolate Kyuss_39 chromosome 6, Kyuss_2.0, whole genome shotgun sequence DNA region contains:
- the LOC127305604 gene encoding uncharacterized protein isoform X1, whose product MEDDAAAAAAAVSKVLADDDLLAEILLRVGFPTTLVRAAAVCKRWLHHASHKAFLRRFRKLNPPRILGFYTQVFQGDPRFVPMLPQPPELAAAVRIVQGYSFGTPNDGHSLVRHQVLVQDCRNGSVSTALRSTRDHAMVEEWLGFSVGMHSPLCPEKAMAIDPPLSPHHHHGPGCFLILSREENDGGLSYFFVLLENPKNLDITSATNFTAHMFMLKDGAWCMLASATTQIVHWRADIRAVLVDNRIYIMATYIEITVLDLTTSSFSTVKLPQGVGRSMLSRADDASSVYLIGVKEHQLGIWLHKGDSLSIMDTICLREMCANLMMSDCRVKDVLTFPLWIIYVGDNAEFVILQMGRFVFYLDTRCRTLRTLYETPEGEPYQVDFNSQPFMMIWPPTFPTLKCDPTRYFRVCRKRMRSVALMLRKCGHHTC is encoded by the exons ATGGAAGACGAcgcggcggcagccgccgccgccgtatCCAAGGTGCTCGCCGACGACGACCTCCTCGCCGAGATCCTCCTCCGCGTCGGCTTCCCCACCACCCtcgtccgcgccgccgccgtctgcAAGCGATGGCTCCACCACGCCTCCCACAAGGCCTTCCTCCGCCGTTTCCGTAAGCTCAACCCGCCTCGCATCCTCGGTTTCTACACCCAAGTATTTCAAGGGGATCCACGCTTCGTGCCTATGCTTCCTCAGCCCCCAGAGCTGGCCGCCGCCGTCCGGATCGTCCAGGGCTACAGCTTCGGCACACCCAATGATGGGCACTCATTGGTCAGGCACCAAGTATTGGTCCAAGACTGCCGGAACGGCAGCGTCTCCACCGCATTGCGCAGCACAAGGGACCACGCAATGGTTGAAGAATGGTTGGGATTCAGTGTTGGAATGCACAGCCCCCTTTGCCCCGAGAAAGCCATGGCCATCGACCCACCACTctcaccccaccaccaccacggtCCAGGATGCTTTCTAATCCTCTCCAGAGAAGAAAACGACGGCGGTTTATCTTACTTTTTTGTGCTGCTGGAGAACCCCAAGAATTTGGATATAACATCTGCAACAAATTTTACAGCGCATATGTTTATGTTGAAAGATGGAGCCTGGTGCATGCTTGCCTCGGCCACGACACAGATCGTTCATTGGCGGGCGGACATACGAGCTGTGCTGGTTGACAATAGAATCTACATCATGGCCACCTACATAGAGATTACCGTCTTGGATCTGACGACCTCAAGTTTTTCCACAGTTAAACTCCCACAAGGAGTGGGACGTTCCATGTTATCACGGGCTGATGATGCTTCCAGCGTGTATCTCATCGGGGTGAAAGAACATCAACTTGGCATATGGCTCCACAAGGGGGACAGCTTGTCGATCATGGATACCATTTGTCTGCGTGAGATGTGTGCAAATCTAATGATGTCAGACTGCAGGGTTAAGGATGTGCTTACTTTTCCTCTCTGGATAATCTATGTGGGGGACAACGCTGAGTTTGTGATCTTGCAAATGGGTCGGTTCGTGTTCTATCTTGATACAAGGTGCAGGACACTGCGTACATTGTATGAGACGCCAGAAGGTGAACCATACCAGGTGGATTTTAATAGCCAACCTTTTATGATGATCTGGCCTCCCACATTCCCTACGCTAAAGTGTGATCCTACCAG GTACTTCCGGGTGTGCCGCAAAAGGATGAGGAGTGTCGCTTTAATGTTGCGAAAGTGTGGACACCATACATGCTAG
- the LOC127305604 gene encoding uncharacterized protein isoform X2, translating into MEDDAAAAAAAVSKVLADDDLLAEILLRVGFPTTLVRAAAVCKRWLHHASHKAFLRRFRKLNPPRILGFYTQVFQGDPRFVPMLPQPPELAAAVRIVQGYSFGTPNDGHSLVRHQVLVQDCRNGSVSTALRSTRDHAMVEEWLGFSVGMHSPLCPEKAMAIDPPLSPHHHHGPGCFLILSREENDGGLSYFFVLLENPKNLDITSATNFTAHMFMLKDGAWCMLASATTQIVHWRADIRAVLVDNRIYIMATYIEITVLDLTTSSFSTVKLPQGVGRSMLSRADDASSVYLIGVKEHQLGIWLHKGDSLSIMDTICLREMCANLMMSDCRVKDVLTFPLWIIYVGDNAEFVILQMGRFVFYLDTRCRTLRTLYETPEGEPYQVDFNSQPFMMIWPPTFPTLKCDPTRNAM; encoded by the exons ATGGAAGACGAcgcggcggcagccgccgccgccgtatCCAAGGTGCTCGCCGACGACGACCTCCTCGCCGAGATCCTCCTCCGCGTCGGCTTCCCCACCACCCtcgtccgcgccgccgccgtctgcAAGCGATGGCTCCACCACGCCTCCCACAAGGCCTTCCTCCGCCGTTTCCGTAAGCTCAACCCGCCTCGCATCCTCGGTTTCTACACCCAAGTATTTCAAGGGGATCCACGCTTCGTGCCTATGCTTCCTCAGCCCCCAGAGCTGGCCGCCGCCGTCCGGATCGTCCAGGGCTACAGCTTCGGCACACCCAATGATGGGCACTCATTGGTCAGGCACCAAGTATTGGTCCAAGACTGCCGGAACGGCAGCGTCTCCACCGCATTGCGCAGCACAAGGGACCACGCAATGGTTGAAGAATGGTTGGGATTCAGTGTTGGAATGCACAGCCCCCTTTGCCCCGAGAAAGCCATGGCCATCGACCCACCACTctcaccccaccaccaccacggtCCAGGATGCTTTCTAATCCTCTCCAGAGAAGAAAACGACGGCGGTTTATCTTACTTTTTTGTGCTGCTGGAGAACCCCAAGAATTTGGATATAACATCTGCAACAAATTTTACAGCGCATATGTTTATGTTGAAAGATGGAGCCTGGTGCATGCTTGCCTCGGCCACGACACAGATCGTTCATTGGCGGGCGGACATACGAGCTGTGCTGGTTGACAATAGAATCTACATCATGGCCACCTACATAGAGATTACCGTCTTGGATCTGACGACCTCAAGTTTTTCCACAGTTAAACTCCCACAAGGAGTGGGACGTTCCATGTTATCACGGGCTGATGATGCTTCCAGCGTGTATCTCATCGGGGTGAAAGAACATCAACTTGGCATATGGCTCCACAAGGGGGACAGCTTGTCGATCATGGATACCATTTGTCTGCGTGAGATGTGTGCAAATCTAATGATGTCAGACTGCAGGGTTAAGGATGTGCTTACTTTTCCTCTCTGGATAATCTATGTGGGGGACAACGCTGAGTTTGTGATCTTGCAAATGGGTCGGTTCGTGTTCTATCTTGATACAAGGTGCAGGACACTGCGTACATTGTATGAGACGCCAGAAGGTGAACCATACCAGGTGGATTTTAATAGCCAACCTTTTATGATGATCTGGCCTCCCACATTCCCTACGCTAAAGTGTGATCCTACCAG AAATGCCATGTGA